In one Echinicola marina genomic region, the following are encoded:
- a CDS encoding OmpA family protein, which produces MRTTQIVLFFIFISFHLYGQEYTVDDRRAIKLYQEGEDLTLRRRYDEAMEKFELAVKRNDNFLEAYRKWSQLLLNKGDYPEALQVSIKGDLKSAGNIEHKASFAWLITKIYLKSGDFDQAVMKFQSSQRYFSNALKASHAYKEMDEQLSFIESEMRKTKQIDKEKLPVPLNEFYQQYFPVLTADSRQMLFTKRDGIARTDHEDIFTSTWDGLSWSSPETLGNNINTVYNEGTCTISADGNILIYTSCDAPDSFGSCDLYIAYKIDGKWQQPKNMGEKVNSRYWDSQPSLSADGSILFFSSNRRGGFGGNDIYYSMRDKLGVWSVPVNVGAVVNTKFDEVSPFLYFNNELLFFASNGHLGFGGMDLFSSKISKGEFEMPDNLGYPINDQQDQLALFITAQRDYAYYTENSIRNGVLDRSYLFRFTFPEEIDLGERLIVTGGKVVNEKTGEPIVASLALVNLENDSTLYEFRSSGDSGQFMMIYPDKAFSGLYVEKKGFLPKIYNVEKDSLKDIKNMEIGLKPVAKGEQFLFENVFFDFDKSELKPASKSSLSRLKKFLLENEQVNIVIEGHTDNIGEESYNQDLSMRRAKSVQSYLIENGIPASRLEVMGWGDKKPLVPNSNQSNRAKNRRIEIVIN; this is translated from the coding sequence ATGCGAACAACCCAAATAGTCCTCTTTTTTATATTTATCAGTTTTCATCTTTACGGCCAAGAGTATACCGTTGATGATAGGAGAGCTATTAAGCTTTATCAAGAGGGGGAAGATTTGACTTTGAGAAGAAGGTATGATGAAGCGATGGAGAAGTTTGAGTTGGCGGTAAAAAGAAATGATAATTTTTTGGAGGCATATAGAAAGTGGTCTCAGTTATTGTTAAATAAAGGAGATTATCCAGAGGCGCTTCAGGTGTCCATCAAGGGTGATTTGAAAAGTGCGGGGAATATTGAACATAAGGCCAGTTTTGCATGGTTGATCACGAAGATATATTTGAAGTCTGGTGATTTTGATCAGGCCGTAATGAAGTTTCAATCATCTCAGCGATATTTTTCCAATGCCCTAAAGGCTTCTCACGCTTATAAGGAAATGGATGAACAACTTTCATTCATTGAAAGTGAAATGAGAAAGACCAAGCAGATCGATAAGGAGAAGCTGCCAGTACCACTCAATGAATTTTATCAGCAGTATTTTCCTGTATTAACAGCAGATAGCAGACAGATGCTGTTCACAAAAAGAGATGGGATAGCGCGAACTGATCATGAGGATATTTTTACTTCTACCTGGGATGGGCTGAGCTGGTCCAGTCCTGAGACTTTGGGAAATAATATAAACACCGTATATAATGAGGGTACTTGTACCATTTCCGCAGATGGGAATATATTGATATATACTAGCTGTGATGCGCCTGATTCCTTTGGTTCTTGTGATTTATACATTGCCTATAAGATAGATGGTAAATGGCAGCAGCCAAAAAATATGGGCGAGAAGGTGAATTCCAGGTATTGGGATTCTCAGCCATCATTATCTGCTGATGGCAGTATTCTTTTCTTTTCATCTAACCGAAGGGGAGGATTTGGAGGGAATGATATTTATTATTCCATGAGGGATAAGTTAGGTGTTTGGTCGGTTCCTGTGAACGTAGGGGCTGTTGTGAATACCAAGTTTGATGAGGTTTCACCTTTTTTATATTTCAATAATGAGTTGTTGTTTTTTGCTTCTAATGGACATTTGGGTTTTGGAGGGATGGACCTGTTCAGTAGCAAGATCAGTAAAGGAGAATTTGAAATGCCTGATAATTTGGGTTATCCTATAAATGATCAGCAGGATCAATTGGCCTTGTTTATTACTGCACAAAGGGATTATGCTTATTATACCGAGAATTCTATTCGGAACGGTGTTCTGGACAGATCTTATTTGTTTCGCTTCACTTTTCCTGAGGAAATTGATCTTGGAGAACGCTTGATTGTTACCGGAGGTAAAGTCGTGAATGAAAAGACAGGAGAGCCAATTGTAGCTTCTTTGGCTTTGGTAAATTTAGAGAACGACAGTACCCTCTATGAGTTTAGGTCAAGTGGAGATTCAGGGCAATTTATGATGATTTATCCTGATAAGGCGTTTTCTGGACTTTATGTTGAGAAAAAGGGCTTTTTGCCAAAGATCTATAATGTGGAAAAAGATAGCTTAAAGGATATCAAAAATATGGAGATTGGTCTTAAACCAGTGGCCAAAGGTGAACAGTTCCTATTTGAAAATGTGTTTTTTGATTTTGATAAATCAGAATTAAAACCAGCGTCAAAAAGCTCCTTGTCAAGACTCAAAAAGTTCCTTTTGGAAAATGAGCAAGTGAATATTGTAATAGAAGGGCACACGGATAATATTGGAGAAGAAAGTTATAATCAAGATTTGAGTATGCGCAGAGCGAAAAGTGTACAGTCTTATCTTATTGAAAACGGTATTCCAGCTTCCAGATTGGAAGTGATGGGCTGGGGGGACAAAAAGCCCTTGGTACCTAATTCCAATCAATCCAATAGGGCTAAAAATCGAAGGATTGAGATTGTAATAAATTGA
- a CDS encoding 7-carboxy-7-deazaguanine synthase QueE: MIDKDLVEKGLKLPVMEAFYTIQGEGTFTGHPAYFIRLGGCDVGCVWCDVKESWEAGKWPVLSIEEIVQGALEHPGRLVVITGGEPLMYDLNPLTSLLKEKGFIINIETSGTHPFSGHFDWVCFSPKKFKEPHESIFERADELKVIVFHKSDFDFAEKHAAMVTEKCKKLLQPEWSRSEKYINDIINYVKSHPDWNISLQTHKFMDIP, encoded by the coding sequence ATGATAGATAAAGATTTAGTAGAAAAGGGATTGAAGCTTCCTGTCATGGAAGCGTTTTACACCATTCAAGGTGAAGGGACATTTACAGGACATCCTGCTTATTTTATCCGCTTGGGAGGTTGTGATGTTGGTTGTGTTTGGTGTGATGTGAAAGAATCATGGGAAGCAGGTAAATGGCCCGTATTATCTATCGAGGAGATTGTACAGGGGGCTTTGGAACATCCCGGAAGATTGGTGGTGATCACTGGTGGAGAGCCTTTAATGTATGATTTAAATCCGCTCACATCCCTATTAAAAGAAAAGGGTTTCATTATCAATATTGAAACCAGTGGAACGCATCCCTTTTCAGGACATTTTGATTGGGTTTGTTTTTCCCCAAAGAAATTTAAAGAACCACACGAAAGTATTTTTGAAAGGGCGGATGAACTAAAGGTGATTGTTTTTCATAAGAGTGATTTTGATTTTGCAGAGAAGCATGCTGCTATGGTTACTGAAAAGTGTAAAAAACTGCTTCAACCCGAGTGGAGTAGGTCAGAAAAGTACATCAACGACATAATTAATTACGTAAAAAGTCATCCAGATTGGAATATTTCGCTTCAAACTCATAAATTTATGGATATACCATAA
- a CDS encoding bifunctional 5,10-methylenetetrahydrofolate dehydrogenase/5,10-methenyltetrahydrofolate cyclohydrolase, whose product MPTIIDGKKTSAEIKNEIADRVKEIKKEGGKIPHLAAILVGNDGASQTYVGAKVKACEFVGFDSTLVRLEDSVSEEELLKTVEDINENPEIDGLIVQLPLPDHISVEKVTAKIKPEKDVDGFTPANVGRMALNWPTYVAATPYGIVELLKRYHVETSGKHCVVIGRSHIVGSPMSILMARNGNPGNCTVTLTHSRTQNLKEITKTADILIVAIGKPEFVTADMVKEGAVVVDVGIHRIEDASKKSGFRLIGDVKFDEVADKVSAITPVPGGVGPMTIASLLYNTLQSAEKKVYP is encoded by the coding sequence ATGCCTACAATAATAGACGGTAAAAAAACATCAGCAGAAATTAAAAACGAAATTGCTGACCGAGTTAAGGAAATCAAAAAAGAAGGAGGTAAAATTCCTCATTTGGCTGCGATCTTGGTGGGTAATGATGGAGCCAGTCAGACTTATGTAGGAGCTAAGGTAAAAGCTTGTGAATTTGTTGGGTTTGATTCCACATTGGTACGATTAGAGGATAGTGTCTCTGAGGAGGAGTTATTGAAAACAGTGGAAGATATCAATGAGAATCCGGAGATCGATGGGTTGATCGTTCAGCTTCCATTGCCTGATCATATATCAGTGGAGAAAGTGACCGCTAAGATCAAGCCTGAAAAGGATGTGGATGGTTTTACCCCAGCCAATGTAGGTAGAATGGCTTTGAATTGGCCTACATATGTTGCTGCAACGCCATATGGAATTGTTGAATTGCTTAAGCGATATCATGTTGAAACTTCCGGTAAGCATTGTGTGGTGATAGGAAGAAGCCATATTGTGGGGTCGCCAATGAGTATCTTGATGGCCAGAAATGGAAACCCAGGAAATTGTACGGTTACCCTTACTCATAGTAGAACACAAAACTTAAAGGAGATTACCAAAACCGCAGATATTCTTATTGTGGCCATTGGTAAACCTGAATTTGTCACTGCGGATATGGTGAAAGAAGGAGCTGTTGTAGTGGATGTGGGGATCCATAGAATTGAAGATGCTTCTAAAAAGAGCGGGTTCCGATTGATTGGAGATGTTAAGTTTGATGAAGTTGCTGATAAAGTTTCAGCAATTACTCCTGTTCCAGGAGGTGTTGGTCCGATGACCATTGCTTCATTGCTTTATAATACCTTACAGTCAGCAGAAAAAAAGGTATATCCTTAA
- the lepA gene encoding translation elongation factor 4 produces MQKIRNFCIIAHIDHGKSTLADRLLQFTNTVTEREMQDQLLDNMDLERERGITIKSHAIQMKYNYQGEEYVLNLIDTPGHVDFSYEVSRSIAACEGALLIVDASQGVEAQTISNLYLAMEHDLEIIPVLNKIDLPGADPEVVADEVIDLIGCEREDIIHASGKEGLGIEDILNAVVEKVPAPKGDVDEPLQAMIFDSVYNPFRGVEVLFRVFNGTIKKGDKIKFVNTGKEYDADEIGILGIQQKPQDTISAGNVGYLISGIKVAKEVKVGDTITHIKRPCTKAIQGFENVKPMVFAGIYPVDTTEFEELRASMEKLQLNDASLVWEPETSAALGFGFRCGFLGMLHMEIIQERLEREFDMTVITTVPSVQFKALMNNGEYKLINAPSDMPDPNLFKHIEEPFVHASIITKSDYVGPVIQLCMEKRGQIKNQVYLTADRVELSFDMPLAEIVFDFFDKLKTISRGYASLDYELRENKPSNMVRLDVMLNGEVVDALSAVVHRDKAYEWGKRLCEKLKELVPRQMFEIAIQAAIGTKIIARETVKAMRKNVLAKCYGGDISRKRKLLDKQKKGKKRMRQVGNVEVPQEAFMAVLKLD; encoded by the coding sequence ATGCAAAAAATAAGAAATTTCTGTATCATAGCCCATATTGATCATGGGAAGAGTACATTGGCGGATCGTCTCCTACAGTTTACCAATACGGTGACCGAAAGGGAGATGCAAGATCAATTATTGGATAATATGGATTTAGAGCGTGAGAGAGGGATTACCATTAAGTCTCATGCCATCCAAATGAAATATAATTACCAAGGGGAGGAATATGTCCTGAACCTGATAGATACTCCTGGCCACGTAGATTTCTCCTATGAGGTTTCACGTTCTATTGCGGCTTGTGAAGGCGCATTATTGATTGTGGATGCTTCTCAGGGGGTAGAAGCTCAGACCATTTCCAATTTATATTTGGCCATGGAGCATGATCTTGAGATCATACCTGTATTGAATAAGATAGATCTTCCAGGTGCAGACCCTGAGGTGGTTGCCGATGAGGTGATCGACTTGATTGGATGTGAGAGAGAAGATATCATCCATGCTTCCGGTAAGGAAGGTTTGGGGATAGAAGATATTTTGAATGCAGTGGTTGAAAAAGTGCCCGCTCCAAAAGGAGATGTGGATGAGCCATTGCAGGCTATGATTTTTGACTCTGTTTATAATCCTTTCCGTGGTGTGGAGGTACTTTTCCGTGTGTTCAACGGAACCATCAAAAAGGGCGATAAGATTAAATTTGTTAATACAGGAAAGGAATATGATGCGGATGAAATCGGGATTTTAGGTATTCAACAAAAGCCGCAGGACACGATAAGTGCTGGTAACGTTGGCTATTTGATTTCTGGGATCAAGGTAGCAAAGGAAGTAAAAGTAGGGGATACCATTACCCATATAAAAAGACCTTGTACCAAAGCGATCCAAGGTTTTGAAAATGTGAAGCCCATGGTTTTTGCAGGGATTTATCCTGTAGATACTACCGAGTTTGAGGAGTTAAGGGCTTCTATGGAAAAACTTCAGTTGAATGATGCTTCTTTGGTTTGGGAACCGGAGACCTCAGCAGCATTGGGCTTTGGATTCCGTTGTGGATTCCTGGGGATGCTTCATATGGAAATTATCCAGGAGCGATTGGAGCGGGAATTTGATATGACGGTTATCACTACAGTGCCATCAGTCCAGTTCAAAGCATTAATGAACAATGGGGAATATAAACTGATCAATGCACCGTCTGATATGCCTGATCCGAACCTTTTCAAGCATATTGAGGAGCCCTTTGTTCATGCCTCCATCATCACTAAGTCCGATTACGTGGGGCCAGTGATTCAGCTTTGTATGGAAAAGAGAGGCCAGATCAAGAACCAGGTATACCTCACTGCGGATCGGGTGGAATTGTCATTTGATATGCCATTGGCAGAGATTGTATTTGACTTTTTCGATAAATTAAAAACTATTTCCAGAGGTTATGCTTCATTGGATTATGAGCTGAGAGAGAACAAGCCATCCAATATGGTTCGTTTGGATGTGATGTTGAATGGTGAAGTAGTGGATGCCCTTTCGGCTGTAGTCCATAGAGACAAAGCCTATGAGTGGGGCAAGCGACTTTGCGAAAAATTAAAGGAATTAGTGCCACGTCAAATGTTTGAAATTGCTATTCAGGCGGCGATTGGTACCAAGATTATTGCCAGAGAAACTGTAAAGGCCATGCGTAAAAATGTATTGGCCAAGTGTTATGGTGGAGATATTTCCCGTAAGCGTAAGCTACTTGATAAGCAGAAGAAAGGGAAGAAGCGAATGAGACAAGTAGGTAATGTGGAAGTGCCTCAAGAAGCATTTATGGCAGTATTAAAGTTAGATTAG
- a CDS encoding DUF4924 family protein gives MKQLAEKKREKNIGEYIVYMYQMEDLIRSYQFNMDEIRQYVISHYPVSDQERTDITDWFRSLVQQMKHEKIQETGHLSTTQKEVDHLAKIHWDLLKTDQEYFKIYNEAKPHVIEAIMNADGQDLGHEIQICINGVYGLLLCRLTGKKLSPEQEKSAQAFGNVLSYLNLAYMEEKKDQK, from the coding sequence ATGAAACAACTGGCGGAAAAGAAAAGAGAGAAAAATATAGGGGAATATATTGTTTATATGTACCAAATGGAGGACCTGATCAGGTCTTACCAATTCAATATGGATGAAATCCGCCAATATGTCATCTCCCATTACCCTGTATCCGATCAAGAAAGGACAGATATCACTGATTGGTTCCGCTCGCTGGTTCAACAAATGAAGCATGAGAAAATCCAAGAAACCGGACACCTTTCCACTACCCAAAAAGAAGTGGATCACTTGGCCAAAATCCATTGGGATCTGCTTAAAACTGATCAGGAATATTTCAAAATATACAATGAAGCCAAGCCTCATGTAATCGAAGCCATTATGAATGCTGATGGACAAGACTTAGGTCATGAAATCCAAATCTGCATCAACGGTGTCTATGGGCTTCTTCTGTGCCGCCTTACTGGCAAGAAACTAAGTCCGGAACAGGAAAAGTCCGCCCAAGCCTTTGGAAATGTTTTGAGTTATCTCAACCTTGCCTATATGGAAGAAAAGAAAGATCAAAAATAA